The proteins below come from a single Myxococcota bacterium genomic window:
- a CDS encoding TIGR03564 family F420-dependent LLM class oxidoreductase has translation MKVGLVSAVVSNPSAGVDALVDEVVGAERDGFAFVSLPNIFGVDAITALAIAGRETSRIELSTGVVPAQPRHPVALAQQALTAQAASRGRFVLGIGLSHKLVIEDMLGLSYAHPAKQMREYLEVLTPLLRGEPVDFAGDLWRVKAGLSVAGAARVPVIVAALGPRMLEVAGRLADGTATWMTGPRTLGEFTAPTLRKAATDAGRPAPRVVAALPVALVRDVAAAREAASKIFSIYGMLPSYRAMLDREGASAPGDVALVGDERTLREALGGLRDAGVTDFAASLFEAEPGSVERSRAFLAAEAAS, from the coding sequence GTGAAGGTCGGACTCGTCAGCGCCGTGGTCTCGAACCCCTCTGCCGGCGTCGACGCGCTCGTCGACGAGGTCGTCGGCGCCGAGCGCGACGGCTTCGCGTTCGTGTCGCTCCCGAACATCTTCGGCGTCGACGCCATCACCGCGCTCGCCATCGCGGGCCGCGAGACGTCGCGCATCGAGCTCTCGACCGGCGTCGTGCCCGCGCAGCCGCGCCACCCCGTGGCGCTCGCGCAGCAGGCGCTGACCGCGCAGGCGGCCTCGCGCGGCCGCTTCGTGCTCGGCATCGGGCTCTCGCACAAGCTCGTGATCGAGGACATGCTCGGCCTCTCCTACGCCCACCCCGCGAAGCAGATGCGCGAGTACCTCGAGGTGCTGACGCCGCTCCTGCGCGGCGAGCCCGTCGACTTCGCCGGCGACCTCTGGCGCGTGAAGGCGGGGCTCTCGGTCGCGGGCGCGGCGCGCGTGCCGGTGATCGTCGCGGCGCTCGGCCCGCGCATGCTCGAGGTCGCCGGGCGCCTCGCCGACGGCACGGCGACGTGGATGACGGGCCCGCGCACGCTCGGCGAGTTCACCGCGCCGACGCTGCGGAAGGCCGCGACCGACGCGGGCCGGCCGGCGCCGCGCGTCGTCGCCGCCCTGCCCGTCGCGCTCGTGCGCGACGTCGCCGCGGCGCGCGAGGCCGCGAGCAAGATCTTCTCGATCTACGGGATGCTGCCCTCGTACCGCGCGATGCTCGACCGCGAGGGCGCGAGCGCGCCCGGCGACGTGGCGCTCGTCGGCGACGAGCGCACGCTGCGCGAGGCGCTCGGCGGCCTGCGCGACGCCGGCGTCACGGACTTCGCGGCGAGCCTGTTCGAGGCCGAGCCGGGCAGCGTCGAGCGCTCGCGCGCCTTCCTCGCCGCCGAAGCCGCGAGCTGA
- a CDS encoding dienelactone hydrolase family protein, giving the protein MSEAAPVALTGFEATTFAHDGATRLVHRGGRGPGIVVMHEIPGITPQVAAFAERLVAEGFHVALPELFGTLGRPISAGYALGQIARACISREFHVLASNGSSPITRWLRALCRAVHADCGGPGVGALGMCLTGNFALALLVDPAVAAPVLCQPSLPFPIGRERRRGLHVSDDELAAAKRRVASDGSCVLGLRFTRDPMCPPERFERLRDELGAGFEGIEIDSSPGNAHGIARSAHSVLTTDLVDAEGHPTRAALERTLAFFRERLCVAAPA; this is encoded by the coding sequence ATGTCCGAGGCGGCCCCCGTCGCGCTCACCGGGTTCGAAGCCACGACGTTCGCGCACGACGGCGCGACGCGCCTCGTCCACCGCGGCGGGCGCGGCCCCGGCATCGTCGTGATGCACGAGATCCCCGGCATCACGCCCCAGGTCGCGGCCTTCGCCGAGCGCCTCGTCGCGGAGGGCTTCCACGTCGCGCTGCCCGAGCTGTTCGGAACGCTCGGCCGCCCGATCTCCGCCGGCTATGCGCTCGGGCAGATCGCGCGCGCGTGCATCTCGCGCGAGTTCCACGTGCTCGCGTCGAACGGCTCGAGCCCGATCACGCGCTGGCTGCGCGCGCTGTGCCGCGCCGTCCACGCCGACTGCGGCGGGCCCGGCGTCGGCGCGCTCGGCATGTGCCTCACCGGGAACTTCGCGCTCGCGCTGCTCGTCGACCCGGCGGTCGCCGCCCCCGTGCTCTGCCAGCCCTCGCTCCCGTTCCCGATCGGTCGCGAGCGGCGCCGCGGGCTGCACGTCTCGGACGACGAGCTCGCCGCGGCGAAGCGCCGCGTCGCGAGCGACGGCAGCTGCGTGCTCGGCCTGCGCTTCACGCGCGACCCGATGTGCCCGCCCGAGCGCTTCGAGCGCCTGCGGGACGAGCTCGGCGCGGGCTTCGAGGGCATCGAAATCGACTCCTCGCCCGGCAACGCGCACGGCATCGCGCGCAGCGCGCACAGCGTGCTCACGACCGACCTCGTCGACGCCGAGGGCCACCCGACGCGCGCGGCCCTCGAGCGCACGCTCGCCTTCTTCCGCGAGCGGCTGTGCGTCGCGGCTCCGGCCTAG
- a CDS encoding enoyl-CoA hydratase-related protein, translating to MSDPLVLLASDGAVARITFNRPDVYNAMNLPFMRELRAAAEACAKSGARAVVLTGAGRAFSAGGDLGAFAAAPDPEAALREMADILHEAVEIFARMDAPVIAAVNGTAAGAGLSVACMCDLVVAAASAKFTMAYTNAGLCPDGSSTFFVPRLIGLRRTQELVFTNRVLSAAEALDWQLVTRVVPDAELEGEVSKLAARLAAGPTRAYGVAKRMLLASAARDLTEQLDLESRSISGLSATPDGQEGIRAFLDKRAPAFTGR from the coding sequence GTGAGCGATCCGCTCGTCCTGCTCGCTTCCGACGGCGCCGTCGCGCGCATCACCTTCAACCGGCCGGACGTCTACAACGCGATGAACCTCCCGTTCATGCGCGAGCTCCGCGCGGCGGCGGAGGCGTGCGCGAAGTCGGGCGCGCGCGCGGTCGTCCTGACCGGGGCGGGCAGGGCGTTCAGCGCCGGCGGCGACCTCGGCGCGTTCGCCGCGGCCCCCGACCCGGAAGCGGCCCTCCGCGAGATGGCGGACATCCTGCACGAGGCGGTCGAGATCTTCGCGCGCATGGACGCGCCGGTGATCGCGGCCGTGAACGGCACGGCGGCGGGCGCGGGGCTGTCGGTCGCGTGCATGTGCGACCTGGTCGTCGCCGCCGCCTCGGCGAAGTTCACCATGGCCTACACGAACGCCGGCCTCTGCCCCGACGGCAGCTCGACGTTCTTCGTGCCGCGCCTGATCGGGCTGCGCCGCACGCAGGAGCTCGTGTTCACGAACCGCGTGCTGTCCGCGGCAGAGGCGCTCGACTGGCAGCTCGTCACGCGCGTCGTGCCCGACGCGGAGCTCGAGGGCGAGGTGTCGAAGCTCGCCGCGCGCCTCGCCGCGGGGCCGACGCGGGCCTACGGCGTCGCGAAGCGCATGCTGCTCGCGTCGGCGGCGCGCGACCTGACCGAGCAGCTCGACCTCGAGAGCCGGTCGATCTCCGGGCTCTCCGCGACCCCCGACGGCCAGGAGGGCATCCGCGCCTTCCTCGACAAGCGCGCTCCCGCGTTCACGGGGCGCTAG
- the ilvN gene encoding acetolactate synthase small subunit, with product MSATVPSPARRTAAAPRRTRDERSAFVATKDASEVHTISLFVADKPGVLVRVALVFARRGYNIESLVVSPAKETGFSRMTITCSGERATLGHMIKQLTKLVDVVHAIDHTGDAAYETEIALVKVECESKEERSELLQLAEHFGAKVVDYGNDSMILRVYGASDKLDALLRLLADFDITELVRSGKLVMARGRATT from the coding sequence ATGTCCGCCACGGTCCCGAGCCCCGCGCGGCGCACCGCCGCCGCCCCGCGCCGCACGCGCGACGAGCGCTCCGCGTTCGTCGCGACGAAGGACGCGAGCGAGGTCCACACGATCTCGCTGTTCGTCGCCGACAAGCCCGGCGTGCTCGTGCGCGTCGCGCTCGTCTTCGCGCGCCGCGGCTACAACATCGAGAGCCTCGTCGTGAGCCCCGCCAAGGAGACCGGCTTCTCGCGCATGACGATCACGTGCTCGGGCGAGCGCGCGACGCTCGGCCACATGATCAAGCAGCTCACGAAGCTCGTGGACGTCGTGCACGCGATCGACCACACCGGCGACGCGGCCTACGAGACGGAGATCGCGCTCGTGAAGGTCGAGTGCGAGTCGAAGGAGGAGCGCTCCGAGCTGCTCCAGCTCGCCGAGCACTTCGGCGCGAAGGTCGTCGACTACGGCAACGACAGCATGATCCTGCGCGTGTACGGTGCGAGCGACAAGCTCGACGCCCTGCTCCGCCTGCTCGCCGACTTCGACATCACCGAGCTCGTCCGCTCGGGCAAGCTCGTGATGGCCCGCGGCCGCGCGACGACCTGA
- the ilvB gene encoding biosynthetic-type acetolactate synthase large subunit, with protein MDKRTPTGAEKLIQCLEREGVEYIFGLSGGAAMPIFDALVDSKIQLILTRHEQGATHMADGYARATGRPGVVLVTSGPGATNTVTGLLTAQMDSVPMIVLCGQQITPLLGSDAFQEADVTGITYPVVKHSYLVKDAADIPRIAREAFHIATTGRPGPVLIDLPKNVTQGPCTAAFVDRVDLPGYRVPGRGDPDAIAAAAEHLKSAKRPVLYVGHGAVISGAGKAVVSLAEKLRAPMVNTLLGKGAADETHPLHLGMLGMHGTAYANKAVDGCDLIMAIGARWDDRITGKVDEFCKDAVKIHVDVDPAEFGKIIECDVCIEGDARLVLEDLVPLVEAADTEAWLAQCERWRRQFPLKYPKQGGLRAQHVLDRLHALTRGDAIITTDVGQHQMWAAQFCKATTNRHWLSSGGAGTMGFGFPAAIGAQFGCPGKTVWAVVGDGGFQMTLSELATAAIHDLPVKCLVVNNNYLGMVRQWQELFFENRLSGVDLEGNPDFVKLANAYGIHAWRIKRPADVDRILAEAQAHAGPAVVVAEVVKEDNVFPMIPSGAPLSAMIIEPPTERLDKPVGST; from the coding sequence ATGGACAAGCGAACCCCGACCGGAGCAGAGAAGCTCATCCAGTGCCTCGAACGCGAGGGGGTCGAGTACATCTTCGGCCTGTCGGGCGGCGCTGCGATGCCCATCTTCGATGCGCTCGTCGACTCGAAGATCCAGCTGATCCTGACCCGCCACGAGCAGGGCGCCACGCACATGGCCGACGGCTATGCGCGCGCGACCGGCCGGCCGGGCGTCGTGCTCGTGACGTCGGGCCCGGGCGCGACCAACACCGTCACCGGCCTCCTCACCGCCCAGATGGACTCGGTCCCCATGATCGTGCTGTGCGGCCAGCAGATCACGCCGCTGCTCGGGAGCGACGCGTTCCAGGAGGCCGACGTCACGGGCATCACCTATCCGGTCGTGAAGCACAGCTACCTGGTGAAGGACGCGGCCGACATCCCGCGCATCGCGCGCGAGGCCTTCCACATCGCCACCACCGGCCGGCCGGGCCCCGTGCTGATCGACCTCCCGAAGAACGTCACGCAGGGGCCGTGCACGGCGGCGTTCGTCGACCGCGTCGACCTCCCCGGCTACCGCGTGCCGGGCCGCGGCGACCCCGACGCGATCGCGGCCGCCGCCGAGCACCTCAAGAGCGCGAAGCGGCCGGTGCTCTACGTGGGTCACGGCGCGGTGATCTCGGGCGCGGGGAAGGCCGTCGTCTCGCTCGCCGAGAAGCTGCGCGCACCGATGGTGAACACGCTGCTCGGCAAGGGCGCGGCGGACGAGACGCATCCGCTGCACCTCGGCATGCTCGGCATGCACGGAACGGCCTACGCCAACAAGGCCGTCGACGGCTGCGACCTCATCATGGCGATCGGCGCGCGCTGGGACGATCGCATCACGGGCAAGGTCGACGAGTTCTGCAAGGACGCGGTGAAGATCCACGTCGACGTCGACCCGGCCGAGTTCGGGAAGATCATCGAGTGCGACGTCTGCATCGAGGGCGACGCGCGCCTGGTGCTCGAGGATCTCGTGCCGCTCGTCGAGGCGGCGGACACCGAGGCCTGGCTCGCGCAGTGCGAGCGCTGGCGCCGGCAGTTCCCGCTCAAGTACCCGAAGCAGGGCGGCCTGCGCGCGCAGCACGTGCTCGACCGGCTCCACGCCCTGACGCGCGGCGACGCGATCATCACGACCGACGTGGGCCAGCACCAGATGTGGGCCGCGCAGTTCTGCAAGGCGACGACGAACCGCCACTGGCTCTCGTCGGGCGGCGCGGGAACGATGGGCTTCGGCTTCCCGGCCGCGATCGGCGCGCAGTTCGGCTGCCCGGGCAAGACGGTGTGGGCGGTGGTCGGCGACGGCGGCTTCCAGATGACGCTCTCGGAGCTCGCCACCGCGGCGATCCACGATCTCCCGGTCAAGTGCCTCGTCGTCAACAACAACTACCTGGGCATGGTGCGCCAGTGGCAGGAGCTGTTCTTCGAGAACCGGCTCTCCGGCGTCGACCTCGAGGGCAACCCCGACTTCGTGAAGCTCGCCAACGCCTACGGGATCCACGCGTGGCGCATCAAGCGGCCCGCGGACGTCGACCGCATCCTCGCCGAGGCGCAGGCCCACGCGGGGCCCGCGGTCGTCGTGGCGGAGGTCGTGAAGGAGGACAACGTCTTCCCGATGATCCCGTCCGGCGCGCCGCTCTCGGCGATGATCATCGAACCTCCGACCGAGCGGCTCGACAAGCCGGTCGGCAGCACGTGA
- the lptC gene encoding LPS export ABC transporter periplasmic protein LptC produces the protein MPPVPDRTASLRRAASPCVSAVALAFLAVSAAPASYAQAPPLDLTGMTFVSSTDDDTEVVVRAETARYRPDADVADLDRVTAFVHPSPGKTIEIRCDEGTLNLDSNSFWARGNVRGRTDDGREFRAPWVRYSHEEGLLYTNAPVRIAEAGTTLEGGGFRYYVREDRFRLLGGATVVQEP, from the coding sequence ATGCCGCCCGTCCCCGATCGAACCGCCTCGCTGCGCCGTGCCGCGTCGCCCTGCGTCTCCGCCGTCGCGCTCGCGTTCCTCGCCGTCTCCGCCGCCCCTGCCAGCTACGCGCAGGCGCCTCCGCTCGACCTCACCGGCATGACCTTCGTCTCGAGCACGGACGACGACACGGAGGTCGTCGTGCGCGCGGAGACCGCGCGCTACCGCCCCGACGCCGACGTCGCGGACCTCGACCGCGTGACGGCCTTCGTCCATCCGAGCCCGGGGAAGACGATCGAGATCCGCTGCGACGAAGGCACGCTGAATCTCGACAGCAACAGCTTCTGGGCGCGCGGCAACGTCCGCGGGCGCACGGACGACGGACGCGAGTTCCGGGCTCCGTGGGTGCGCTACAGCCACGAGGAAGGCCTGCTCTACACGAACGCGCCCGTCCGCATCGCGGAGGCCGGGACGACGCTCGAGGGCGGTGGCTTCCGCTACTACGTACGCGAGGACCGCTTCCGCTTGCTAGGCGGCGCGACGGTGGTGCAGGAGCCGTGA
- a CDS encoding CBS domain-containing protein — protein sequence MAEDTLREGEAMPEAIDEEYFEGAARALRVFDASLLRQPLAGLHRRAPLVFSPKATIAQAMRAMQQEHRGCVLATEDGTTRSRLVGIFTERDVLIRIIDRGHNPATHTLGEVMTTDPECLPGEAHVAWALNRMEVGGFRHIPVVDEGGRPLLVVSMKDIVGFLVSAFPEEVLNLPPEFGAGRFATRDGA from the coding sequence ATGGCGGAAGACACCCTGCGCGAAGGCGAGGCGATGCCCGAGGCGATCGACGAGGAGTACTTCGAAGGGGCGGCCCGCGCGCTGCGCGTCTTCGACGCGTCGCTGCTCCGACAGCCGCTCGCCGGCCTGCACCGCCGCGCGCCCCTCGTCTTCTCGCCGAAGGCGACGATCGCGCAGGCGATGCGGGCCATGCAGCAGGAGCACCGCGGCTGCGTGCTCGCCACCGAGGACGGCACCACGCGAAGCCGCCTCGTCGGCATCTTCACCGAGCGCGACGTGCTGATCCGCATCATCGACCGCGGTCACAATCCGGCGACGCACACGCTCGGCGAGGTCATGACGACCGACCCCGAATGCCTGCCCGGCGAGGCGCACGTCGCCTGGGCGCTCAACCGGATGGAGGTCGGTGGCTTCCGGCACATTCCGGTGGTGGACGAGGGCGGGCGCCCGCTGCTCGTCGTGTCGATGAAGGACATCGTCGGGTTCCTGGTGTCCGCGTTCCCCGAAGAGGTGCTCAACCTCCCGCCGGAATTCGGCGCGGGCCGCTTCGCGACGCGCGACGGCGCCTAG
- a CDS encoding SDR family NAD(P)-dependent oxidoreductase, translating to MKELKDRVAVVTGAASGIGRALAERFLDEGMRVVAADVEAPRLRDVVSALASRGEIVGVPTDVADAAAVDRLADASFEAFGRVDVLCNNAGVLSGGFTWDTPLADWHWVLGVNLYGVVHGVRSFVPRMEAQGTEGHVVNVASMAGVTCVPMATVYHVSKHGVVALSECLYKELLQTGSKLRVSVLCPEMVDTDIGLAERNRPAALRTEDASAMKALIVESTAQAAKSGLAPSVMAERVVRAIRDERFYVLSDDAVWRRLCDQRLDDVREGRNPSLGLPVPEPGAGAGEAR from the coding sequence GTGAAGGAGCTGAAGGACCGGGTCGCGGTCGTGACCGGCGCCGCGAGCGGCATCGGGCGCGCGCTCGCCGAGCGATTCCTCGACGAGGGCATGCGCGTCGTCGCGGCCGACGTCGAGGCGCCCCGCCTGCGCGACGTCGTCTCCGCGCTCGCGAGCCGCGGCGAGATCGTCGGCGTGCCGACCGACGTCGCCGACGCGGCGGCCGTCGACCGCCTCGCCGACGCGAGCTTCGAGGCCTTCGGGCGCGTCGACGTGCTCTGCAACAACGCCGGCGTCCTCTCTGGGGGCTTCACGTGGGACACGCCGCTCGCCGACTGGCACTGGGTGCTCGGCGTCAACCTCTACGGCGTCGTCCACGGCGTGCGCAGCTTCGTGCCGCGCATGGAGGCGCAGGGAACGGAGGGCCACGTCGTGAACGTCGCGTCGATGGCGGGCGTCACGTGCGTGCCGATGGCGACCGTCTACCACGTGAGCAAGCACGGCGTCGTCGCGCTCTCCGAGTGCCTCTACAAGGAGCTCCTGCAGACGGGCTCGAAGCTGCGCGTCTCCGTGCTGTGCCCCGAGATGGTGGACACCGACATCGGCCTCGCCGAACGCAACCGCCCCGCCGCGCTGCGCACCGAGGACGCGAGTGCGATGAAGGCGCTCATCGTCGAGAGCACGGCGCAGGCCGCGAAGTCCGGGCTCGCGCCGAGCGTGATGGCCGAGCGCGTCGTGCGCGCGATCCGCGACGAACGCTTCTACGTGCTGTCCGACGACGCGGTGTGGCGCCGCCTCTGCGACCAGCGCCTCGACGACGTGCGCGAAGGCCGCAACCCGAGCCTCGGCCTGCCGGTCCCCGAGCCCGGCGCCGGCGCGGGAGAGGCGCGGTGA
- a CDS encoding TIGR03621 family F420-dependent LLM class oxidoreductase translates to MSAHAPFRFGVQFSQLPAGEWQEWVEHVEALGYASVLWPDHFGDQWEPVTALAAVAAVTQRVAVGSLVYDVDYRHPVVLAKAAATLQIVSGGRHEFGIGAGWMQSDYDEAGLPFDRAGVRIARLAEALAILRSMWTNERTTFEGEHYRVRDVAAAAPLGALPPPRLMIGGGGPKLLALAGAHADIVGLNPKVHEGRVTAGTAADCAPERMREKVRWVREAAEAAGRSADAIEWSSLVFVTALTDDPKPLREALAKGSGMTVEQVADCPLFLTGSPAEVRERLERRREELGISYVVVQARDREALETFAEHVVAPLSQR, encoded by the coding sequence GTGAGCGCGCACGCCCCGTTCCGCTTCGGCGTCCAGTTCTCGCAGCTTCCGGCCGGCGAGTGGCAGGAGTGGGTCGAGCACGTCGAGGCGCTCGGCTACGCGAGCGTGCTCTGGCCCGACCACTTCGGCGACCAGTGGGAGCCGGTCACGGCGCTCGCCGCGGTCGCGGCCGTCACGCAGCGCGTCGCCGTCGGCTCGCTCGTCTACGACGTCGACTACCGCCACCCCGTCGTGCTCGCGAAGGCCGCGGCGACGCTGCAGATCGTGTCGGGGGGCCGGCACGAGTTCGGGATCGGCGCCGGCTGGATGCAGAGCGACTACGACGAGGCCGGCCTTCCGTTCGATCGCGCCGGCGTGCGCATCGCGCGTCTCGCCGAGGCGCTCGCCATCCTCCGGTCGATGTGGACGAACGAACGCACGACGTTCGAGGGCGAGCACTACCGGGTGCGCGACGTCGCGGCCGCCGCGCCGCTCGGCGCCCTGCCGCCGCCGCGACTCATGATCGGCGGCGGCGGCCCGAAGCTGCTCGCGCTCGCCGGCGCGCACGCGGACATCGTGGGGCTCAACCCGAAGGTGCACGAGGGGCGCGTCACCGCCGGGACGGCCGCCGACTGCGCGCCCGAGCGGATGCGCGAGAAGGTGCGCTGGGTGCGCGAGGCCGCCGAGGCGGCCGGGCGCTCGGCCGACGCGATCGAGTGGAGCTCGCTCGTCTTCGTCACCGCCCTCACCGACGATCCGAAGCCGCTGCGCGAAGCGCTCGCGAAGGGCAGCGGCATGACGGTCGAGCAGGTGGCCGACTGTCCGCTCTTCCTGACCGGGTCGCCCGCCGAGGTGCGCGAGCGCCTCGAGCGGCGACGCGAGGAGCTCGGGATCTCCTACGTCGTCGTGCAGGCGCGCGACCGCGAGGCACTCGAGACGTTCGCCGAGCACGTCGTCGCGCCGCTGTCGCAACGTTAG
- a CDS encoding beta-eliminating lyase-related protein — MPPARGFQSDNASGLCPEALAALVAANGEGHAPGYGADAATARAAGAFERLFGDDVAVHFVATGTAANTLAVAALVEPWEQVACHVESHWARHESTAPERITGCRTRALGTPGSDRLAPGDLAPLARATPGDVHEPQPGVLTLSNPTELGTLYRPAELRALCERAHALGYRVHVDGARFANAVAALGCAPRALANDCGVDALSFGGTKNGLAFGEAVLFFRQGDDAVRRRASARFPFLRKSTGHLLSKHRFATAPFAAVLESGAWLRHAAHANAMAAALARGLADAGAELRHPVETNGVFARLPERVDRALRAAGYAYHPFGPPEERVQRFLCSFDTTRDDVDALVAIARAAG; from the coding sequence ATGCCCCCCGCGCGCGGCTTCCAGAGCGACAACGCCTCGGGCCTCTGTCCCGAGGCGCTGGCCGCGCTCGTCGCCGCCAACGGCGAGGGCCACGCGCCTGGCTACGGCGCCGACGCGGCGACGGCGCGCGCCGCGGGCGCATTCGAGCGCCTCTTCGGCGACGACGTCGCCGTGCACTTCGTCGCGACCGGCACCGCGGCGAACACGCTCGCGGTGGCCGCGCTCGTCGAGCCCTGGGAGCAGGTCGCCTGCCACGTCGAGAGCCACTGGGCGCGCCACGAATCGACGGCGCCCGAACGCATCACGGGATGTCGCACGCGCGCGCTCGGGACACCCGGAAGCGACCGTCTCGCGCCCGGCGACCTCGCCCCGCTCGCGCGCGCGACGCCCGGCGACGTGCACGAGCCGCAGCCCGGCGTGCTCACGCTCTCGAACCCGACCGAGCTCGGCACGCTGTACCGCCCCGCCGAGCTGCGCGCGCTCTGCGAGCGCGCGCACGCGCTCGGCTACCGCGTCCACGTCGACGGCGCGCGCTTCGCGAACGCGGTGGCCGCACTCGGCTGCGCGCCGCGCGCGCTCGCGAACGACTGCGGCGTCGACGCGCTCTCGTTCGGCGGCACGAAGAACGGCCTCGCGTTCGGCGAGGCGGTGCTGTTCTTCCGCCAGGGCGACGACGCCGTGCGGCGCCGCGCGAGCGCGCGCTTCCCGTTCCTGCGCAAGAGCACGGGGCACCTGCTCTCGAAGCATCGATTCGCGACGGCGCCCTTCGCCGCCGTGCTCGAGAGCGGCGCGTGGCTGCGCCACGCCGCGCACGCGAACGCGATGGCGGCCGCACTCGCACGCGGCCTCGCGGACGCGGGCGCCGAGCTCCGCCACCCGGTCGAGACGAACGGCGTGTTCGCGCGCCTCCCCGAGCGCGTCGATCGCGCGCTGCGCGCCGCCGGCTACGCCTATCATCCGTTCGGGCCGCCCGAGGAGCGCGTGCAGCGCTTCCTGTGCAGCTTCGACACGACGCGCGACGACGTGGACGCGCTCGTCGCCATCGCGCGCGCGGCCGGCTAG
- a CDS encoding LptA/OstA family protein produces MRRRGIAIALAVALVGGAAAAPARAAARLVLGPIATAEGGEPGLAARLRDAVAADPSFALVAPTGEAAAAEGAVPPRADADRVRAWSRAAGGAPVLVGEVGAGGARLELRSGHSGGVAEAWDVPSGSGAAEIERVLASVRNAVLEMEGPAVGTGPPETVEDAAGRATLRRDEPISIRSEQLDVISQEGRRHLVFRDRVVVRQGDIELRTERLDAFYAPGDSQPERLVARGKVEVVQGDRVAHCDEAVYVRADDTVVCSGRAELVQGCDVVRGERLEFDLEREHFRVTGAASVELGGEGAACPPAGADAEHAS; encoded by the coding sequence GTGAGGCGGCGGGGCATCGCGATCGCGCTGGCCGTCGCGCTCGTCGGCGGTGCCGCGGCGGCGCCCGCGCGGGCGGCGGCGCGGCTCGTGCTCGGCCCGATCGCGACGGCCGAGGGCGGGGAGCCCGGTCTGGCCGCGAGGCTGCGCGACGCGGTTGCGGCGGATCCATCGTTCGCGCTCGTCGCGCCGACCGGCGAAGCGGCTGCCGCGGAAGGGGCGGTGCCGCCGCGCGCGGACGCCGACCGCGTGCGGGCCTGGTCGCGGGCCGCGGGCGGCGCGCCGGTGCTCGTCGGCGAGGTCGGTGCCGGCGGGGCTCGCCTCGAGCTGCGCTCGGGCCACAGCGGCGGCGTGGCGGAAGCGTGGGACGTTCCCTCCGGTTCGGGGGCAGCTGAAATCGAGCGGGTGCTCGCTTCTGTTCGGAACGCCGTTCTAGAAATGGAGGGCCCCGCGGTCGGCACCGGGCCGCCCGAGACCGTCGAGGACGCGGCCGGGCGGGCGACCCTGCGGCGGGACGAGCCCATCTCCATCCGCTCCGAGCAGCTCGACGTCATCAGCCAGGAGGGCCGGCGCCACCTCGTCTTCCGCGATCGTGTCGTCGTGCGGCAGGGCGACATCGAGCTCCGCACCGAGCGGCTCGACGCGTTCTACGCGCCGGGCGACTCGCAGCCCGAGCGCCTCGTCGCGCGCGGGAAGGTCGAGGTCGTGCAGGGCGACCGCGTCGCGCACTGCGACGAGGCCGTCTACGTGCGCGCCGACGACACGGTCGTGTGCAGCGGCCGCGCCGAGCTCGTGCAGGGCTGCGACGTCGTGCGCGGCGAGCGCCTCGAGTTCGACCTCGAGCGCGAGCACTTCCGCGTGACGGGGGCGGCCTCGGTCGAGCTGGGCGGAGAGGGCGCCGCGTGCCCGCCGGCCGGCGCGGACGCGGAGCACGCCTCGTGA
- a CDS encoding VOC family protein, whose protein sequence is MRLFQLDYTVLVVEDLDRAVAFYTDVLGISLSHRTGGYAQLVTGPTRLALYTREAMAATLGRPIEPPPAPARGAEGDAPLRDRFEIGFLVADVDAAFAEIVAAGAAPVKEPTDRFWGQRTAYVRDPDGHLIELAQPLGD, encoded by the coding sequence ATGCGGCTCTTCCAGCTCGACTACACCGTGCTCGTCGTCGAGGACCTCGACCGCGCCGTGGCCTTCTACACGGACGTGCTCGGCATCTCGCTGTCGCACCGCACGGGCGGCTACGCGCAGCTCGTCACCGGCCCGACGCGCCTCGCCCTCTACACGCGCGAGGCGATGGCCGCGACGCTCGGCCGGCCGATCGAGCCGCCGCCGGCGCCCGCGCGCGGCGCGGAGGGCGACGCGCCGCTGCGCGATCGCTTCGAGATCGGCTTCCTCGTCGCCGACGTCGACGCGGCCTTCGCCGAGATCGTCGCCGCGGGAGCCGCGCCCGTGAAGGAGCCGACGGATCGCTTCTGGGGGCAGCGCACGGCCTACGTGCGCGACCCGGACGGCCACCTGATCGAGCTCGCCCAGCCGCTCGGCGACTGA